Genomic DNA from Cyprinus carpio isolate SPL01 chromosome A22, ASM1834038v1, whole genome shotgun sequence:
tacaaaaaacacaattacgAGACTAAACTAAAGAACTGTTAGCTATAAACTTGcagttgcgagaaaaaaagtcagaattgtgagataaaaagtcgcaatcatctttttttactttttatattagcAGAAAAATagacaattatgagaaataaactcGTTGGTTTATGAGATATAAAGACAATtattagatataaactcagaatcgcaagattTTTTCGGCTTTGCCACAGAATAAAGTAATTGTGGctttttataaactaaataaaaactgaaagaactgcgagatataacctcacaattttgagaagaattgcaatatataaaaaaacgcaATTGCGACAAAGTATCTCAGAATCGCGGGATATAAAGTCAAAAGATAAAAAGCcacaattacttatttttttttaaattccgtGGTGgatacaaaaaacacaattacgagatataaactaaaGAATTGTAAGTTATAAACTTGcagttgcgagaaaaaaagtcagaattgtgagacaaactcagaattatgagataagaaaagttgcaattatcttttttactttttataccgtagcagaaacaaaaaaaaaagacgattgtgaaatattgtgtaataattagctaggttttgttttgtttttttttgtttttgaagtagtTGTGGCttttttataaactaaataaaaactgaaagaactgcgagatataaccTCACAATTCCGAGAAGAACTGGATATCAAACTCGCATTGCGCGAAAAGGATCTAAAGgatctcagaattgcgagatataaagtcaaaagaTAAAAAGccgtaattacttttttttattttttaatccatggCGGAAACAAAAAACAGTTACGAAATATAAACTAAAGAATTGTAAGTTTTAAACTTGcagttgcgagaaaaaaagtcagaattgtgagacaaactcagaattatgagattaaaaaagtCGCAAtcatctttttttactttttatatcgtagcagaaaaaaagacaattatgagatataaactcaggatcgcaatttttttttgtttttgccacagaataaagtaattgtgactttttataaactaaataaaaaactaaagaactgcgagatataaactcacaattgtgacaaaggatctcagaattgcgagatataaagtcaaaagaTAAAAAGccgcaattactttttttattttttattccatggcggaaacaaaaaacacaattacgagatataaactaaaGAATCGAGAGATGCAAAGTCAATTACGTTTCTgttccaagaaaaacatcaattctgttgtttttttttctgccacggAATAAACAAAGTAATTGcgttttttttatctcacaattcagactttgtttctcGCAATACTGATGAAAAAAAGGCATAATTGCGACATTTTAAGAACTGTGAGATCTAAACCtgaagttgtgaaaaaaaaaattacaaagaaaaatgtcagaattgcgagaaaaatcAGAATCGttagaaacaagcttccacagtAGTTAACCACCTCGAGTTCTGCTAAATATTCTTCGTAAAACACAGCGAAGATTAAAACAGAATTTGCGCAGGAAGAAATTAACATAAACGACGGCTTTTATGAGCTTCATGAGATTTTAGGTTATCGCCTGAAATTATATAAttagtaacaataaaacatatcacTTGCACTTCAAAGTTTCGCTTTGCAAATTGATAGTTGCGGAAAAAAGTAGTCGCGTTATATTTTAAGTGCAAGAGCGGCTGCCGaattcagcattttttaaaagttcgCAAAACATTTAATGAGCAAAGCACAATGACATAATAGTTGCTTGAAgctttataaaaaatgaaaatacatactAATCagtaagtaaagaaaaaaaatatatatatctcatatacaATATATCCTAGATTGtctgaaaatgacattttgacaACACAGAATGAAACTTAAACAAATGGAAACATTTCAAgtactttgaaaaataaaaactttgtttcCTCGCGACCCTCGGATATTTCATCACGGCCATATTAAGGagtatatattatcatatttcacCACCTagacaaaatacatatatatatatgcatacgtatatattcatatagaaatgtAATCTCTCAACGTAACAGATGTGCAGCTCATTTCTTCTTCCGGTCCTGGGTGCATCGTGGACAGAACCTGGACGAAAGAAAAGAGACGTTGTTTTTTGACGTCGGAAACAGAGATATTGACGGTTTCTGGCGAACACACACGTACCATTTCCCTTTGGGTTTCGTTGTCAGATCAACGCAGGCGAAGTGAAACCACTCGATGGGACACTGTTAAGAAAGGCATTTTTGTTAAGTATATACTATGAGGAAAGGCTAATCCACGGTTTAAAGCGTTCGTTTCTCACATCTGGGTTGTCACATCCGATCATTTCTCCGTATGACACTTGGTGGCACAGACAGTACGTGGGCTCGTTGGGGTCAACAGGCATGTCTAAGACGTCTGACGGATGAACTGGAAGGATGGATTCAGAGAACTCAGGGCTGTGGAAATACAGAAAACAACGTCAATGTAacttcatttttgagtgaaatatcctttaaaggaacagtttaccaaGAATTAAAAaggtcatccaagattaggatgagtttgtttcttcatcaggtttgtggaaatgtagcattgcatcagtgtctcagcaatggatgctctgcagtgaatgggtgccgtcagaataatccacaccactcctaaaatacaagtccataattcatcttttgtcttctccagatgttcactgatggactggagtgctgtggattacttgtgatgtttttatcagactctcattctgacggcacccattcactgcattggcgagcaagtgatgcaatgctacatttctccaaatctgatgaagaaacaaactcgtttCCATCTTGGAGTAAACATTCCGCAggttttcatttgtgggtgaactgtgTCTTTAAAGCATTGCGACGCTCACCTGTTCTTCGTTTTCTTCTTCCGCGGCGAGTCGTCGTCTGAAGATTTGCGTCCTCTTCCTTTCGACCGTCGTTTCTCCTTCAGATTTCCTCGGCCCGGCTCTGTGAAGGACAGCAGTTCGGTTTTATTCTCCTCGTACATCACGTTGACTATCACATATGTTATATTTGGCCTAATCAAGCCACGTTCTGTCTTACTCTTGGCCGTTCTGTTCTCTGGACTTTCGTAGCCGCTGACGTCCAACTTCTCCTTCAGCTCATTCTCAAAGCGAGCGAGATCGGCATCCAGCCTTCGGATGTGTTTGTCCACTTTTGAGAGGAAGCTCAcgttattttaatcaaaattaatgcAGATTCCCAGCACAAATGTACACTAGTTTAATCAAAGTATTCAAAAAGAGCAATGATCGACTATTTATTTCtatgtataatttacatttttattatgattattatgagtATGAAATACTTTTGTCTGATGTCATTTTGATTTCTttattaatgtcaaaataaatgtcaatttatttcatttttcttatttttatctctttaaaatagttaaactaaaaatcacacacatatatatatatatatatatatatatgcatattctattcaattaaatattttagagctgagtataaaatacagaaagttatatttactacaaaaaaacatcTGATTGTTGATAATTAAACCATATCTACTCAATATTTTAGACCTGTGTATAAAAcactaaatgtatatttactataataaatcagatttttgaccATAAAACAGTTTCtactcaaataaatattttacaaatgaatataaaatatacataattatacttattattaaaaagttctgtgatttttgacaataaaataatttctactcaattaaataatttatagcgtataaaataaagaaaattatatttactataaaaaatcTGTGATTCAATATTTCAGAGCCAAgtataaaatatggaaaattatatttactaaaaataaagattatgaTGTTTGACAGTTTGtactaaatattttagagctgattataaatacagcaaattatttagtataaaaaaaattatatgaattttgacAAAAAACTATTTCTACTCAATTCATTATTTCAAAGCCAAgtataaaatatggaaaattatatttactaaaaataaaaatatgatgctTGACAGTTTCtactaaatattttagagctgattacaaatacagaaaattagatttagtatacatttttttatgaattttgacaaaaatgcaatttaatatttCAGAGCTGAGTATAAAATATAGAAGATTATATTTACTACAAATAAATGTTCAGTgatttttgataataaaacaatttctacTCAATTCAATATTTCAGAGCTGAGTATAAATATGGAAAATCATATTTACTAAGAATAAAAATTATGATGTTTGACAGTTTGTACTAAATATTTAAGAGCTGATTATAAATACAGCAAAttatttagtataaaaaaaattatatgaattttgacaaaaaaaaaaatttctatgcGATTTAATACTTCAGAGCCAAGTATACAATTTAGAAAaccatatttatttacaaataaaaattagtgATGCTTGACAGTTCTCTCTACTCAATTCAATATTTTAGAGTtgattaaaatatagaaaattagatttattataaaaaaaagaaaattctatgACAGTTTTgacaaaatatgcaatttttattttaaatattttagagctgattataaatacagaaaattagatttagtataaaaaaaattgaatgaatttTGACAAAAAACTATTTCTATGCAATTTAATATTTCAGAGCTGAgtataaaatatggaaaattatatttgcaataaaaagtattttttatatatatatatatttttttttttattaaatatgattttctgACCATCTCGTATGTCTGCATGGCGAGCTGCACTTTGTCGTCGCTGTATTCTTTGCATTTGCTGAATCCGTTCTGGATCTTTTGCAGGTGCTCCACTCTCTGATCCGGAGCCAGATTTCGGACGTTTTTAATGTATTCTTCTGCAAGCTTATCGATTTCACATTTCTTTTCTGCAAgaaaaggggaagaaaaaaaacagtcagatATTCATCAATGCTCTGTAAATGCAGATCCATCCATGCTGTGTTCTTGGCCATGTTCCAGTGATGCCCAGAAACGCTCCCTAGGTAGACAGCACACTATGATTTGAGACGCAGCCCGCGTGTCCCCTCACCCTCCGCTCTGTTGTCGAGTTCCCTCATGAGTGTGAAGTTTCTCTGGAGCTCACAGGGCAGGTTTTCAATGCCTAGGgtcataaaaacaacacatttgtgGTTTAATATACTGTTTACTTGCGTGAGGAAAGTTCTGGATCGAGTCTCTATTTATCTCAGAGCAGAAAACACACAGATACCGGTCTGTTTTTAGTAAACACATGtattattttcacacacacacataaaatctcACTGGAGACATGAGTTTGTTTACtagttagcatgttgttagcatacTGGCTAACTACTTTCTGTCCTGTATTTACACCTTGCTGTGGATTTACAGTACAGGTATATATGGTGACCTAAACAACAAAACGAAAtgataaattagattaaattctACGCAGTTTCATGCGGTCGAAATAAAGCTAATCAACCTGTTGGCTAGTTAGCTGCGGCGCTAATGCTAATCTGACATTATCCATCGAAACATCCTCAAACTGGAGCTTTCAGAACGCTTTAAATGACGTTAAATCCAGCGTTAATGAAGTATACTCACTATCGAGATAATGTTCGAGATAAATCGCTGTCGCCATGGTGACGATCTTCACTATTTCGCAGCGTGTTTTTCTCCGCCAGCCCGCGTGAGGTGGGACAACACTGGCAtgtcatgaataattaatgaggCAGCGCTCTGCTAGTGGCTGATAGGTGGCGTTTTAAAATGCCGTGTTTTGATTGGCTGCCAGTGGGGCTTGGCTCATTAGCGTTCTTTCGATGTCCATCGCCACAGTTCGATAgatatagcaataaataaaacattcatataaatgataataataataataataataataataatattgttaccATTTAAACTATAAAGTAAgtattactgtatgtatatatatatatatatatatatatatatatatatatatatatatatatatatagaagacattattaaaataaatgttaaatattaaatatttattcaatataatgttcgttttgtttaattaattatcaaaTACATCCTAGGTATAATGTTTTAGTCTGTAATATTAATgatcaaatatataattatttagaatacatcaataatttaatttagcagCAATAATATCAtagttgatttattatttaaatggtaaataaacattaatagtaGTAATTTGAATAcactatttacattatttaaatattattaacatggTATTCATTCAACGTAATatggttcttttattttatattattaataatcaaatacacaaatgtatactaattatatatataatatgtatttctataatattattaattatcaaattaatttaataataattagatatgctttaaaaaaatggcttggattggatttaaaaaaacatttatcgaAAGCAGTTTATATATATGGGAATATgcataatttacttttatattagaAAAACTCCTTTTGGTAAACTCCGAtgtttatatatctttttaatattGATCACTCAGTATTCAAAGTGAGTTTCTGAAGTAATAACTTACTGTAGTTTCATACTCTGTTATGATATGAGGTTGTACAGTAGGGGGCAGACTCGTCTGAAATGTCTTTATTATGCAAGACTGATGCATATCTAAGGACTGTATACTGTAAATAGGTTTATGTTATGGATACGCATGACTGttcataaatgtatttgtatgacACAAGTCATTATACATTAATCTTCCTcacctttctttatttttaacgtGGTTCTTGCATGCCTGGTAAAGCAAATATTGATTTAGATGCATGTTATGTTGGAAGAATTGCTTTGCTGAGTGAagcttttcaactttttattctGTAGAAAGTACAAACACTTACAAAAATTAAAAGCCAGGCCAGGAGAGGTCAACTAAAGTTGTGTTTTTCCAGACAGTACGAGGCATCTGCCCATTAAAGACAGAGGTCAactaaagttgtgtttttttgtatatttgtgttaatGTTCCAATTGAgggtttgttgtgttgtttttgtgggttttgtcttttttgtataaAGTGAACTCTGTAAAGCGGCAGAATTAGAGTCAGGAGTTTAAGGAACACAGCGTTCCACCGGCAGATGGAAATTACACATGACAAATCCAAGAAAAggcagatggaaaaaaaaagcttaggtGCTCGACGTAGAGAAATCAAGCAAATGTTTGAGTCTGTGGTTTCATCAGCGCTTTGAAAAGAATAGGAGACATATTTGAGTCTGTTGTTTAATGAGGTATTATTGAAACAGGTGCACGGGGCCTGCTGGCAATCAGGTACACGGCCTGTCATTAACCTAGAAGTAATAGACCCTTCAGCTCATGGAAAGCAGCCTCTTTTGATTGTTCGAAACTGGTAGGTGGAGAGCAGTAGCTCAGTAACCAAGGAAGTTATAAAAACTGGGCACAATCGTGCTGTAAATGGAGTCAACAGAGAATGGTGGCAGAGAAAAATGGCTCGGATTggatttcaaaaaacatttactcatttagctGGACGCTTTTATTGAAAATGGGAATTTCCAAATGGGAAAATCCCAAGCAATTTATCATTTATCAcaaagaagaagatattttggaaaatacaGCAACGTTTATGTCATCCGTGCAATGAAAGCCAATGGGGTCCAAAGTCGTTTCGTTCCACAAAACATCTAGAAGGTCCTTTTAGCAAAGTTAGCTTCCAAATGGGAATATCCTAAGCAATTTGTCACTTatcacaaaagaatatatttggaAAATTGCAGCAACGTTTATGTCATCCATGCAATGAAAGCCAATGGGGTCCAAAGTTGTTTGGTTCCCAACGTTCTACAAAACAGCTTGCGCTTTTATCAAAATCAGTTTTCAAATGGGAATGCCCCAAGCAATTTATCACatatcacaaaagaagatattttagaaaaatgttgttgtttttttttctgcatacatacatacatacaatgaaagtcaatggggtccaaagtcATTcagtttccaacattcttcaaaacagctTCTGTTGTGTTCcgcaaaagaaagtcataccggtttggaacaacttaGTAAACTGTGGTTGTGGGTAATACCTGTGCCAACCTGCGGTTACTTTTACAGTTATAATTGCATTTGGCATATGCTTTTATCGAATGCATTCAAGgcacacattttatcagttcttgctttcctTGGGAATCAAACGTACAACCTTGTTATTGTTAGCGTCATACtccactgtttgagctacaggaaggtTCACTTCAGTGTGCTGAAGtcattataaaaataaccctGAGATACCGAGTGGTCGGTTGACAGGACCTCCGCACCTGACAGGATAATATCCAGTACCCACAAGTCCAATCTCTGGATGGCAAGTTTCTGCGTTCACACTTTTCCCCTGCATATTGAAATTAATGTGAATCGTCACACGATGCAAAACGCTTGAACGCTTTTCACCTTATTGTCCGCCTCAAATCTCTCTTGCTTTTGAATATAATGTTTGCCAAAATATTGGATCCATGCCTTCGATCTCGATAAAGTCGAATTGTTTGGATAAAATGAACACAGCAGCCTGCCGCGTCGAAGGTAGATGGTTTTTTTAAGTGCACTGATTCTCCCTCGGCGTTGGGGAGATCTAAACGTAATCAATGAAAAGACTAGCGCTACCTTGACAGAACCTGTTAATCATTTCCACCGGGGCTCTAAAAG
This window encodes:
- the LOC109047695 gene encoding inhibitor of growth protein 5-like, coding for MATAIYLEHYLDSIENLPCELQRNFTLMRELDNRAEEKKCEIDKLAEEYIKNVRNLAPDQRVEHLQKIQNGFSKCKEYSDDKVQLAMQTYEMVDKHIRRLDADLARFENELKEKLDVSGYESPENRTAKKPGRGNLKEKRRSKGRGRKSSDDDSPRKKKTKNSPEFSESILPVHPSDVLDMPVDPNEPTYCLCHQVSYGEMIGCDNPDCPIEWFHFACVDLTTKPKGKWFCPRCTQDRKKK